The Ovis aries strain OAR_USU_Benz2616 breed Rambouillet chromosome 11, ARS-UI_Ramb_v3.0, whole genome shotgun sequence genome window below encodes:
- the LOC101120675 gene encoding olfactory receptor-like protein DTMT, with the protein MTGRNQTIVSEFLLLGLPIQSEHQNLFYVLFLAMYVTTILGNLLILVLICLDPHLHTPMYLFLSNLSFSDLCFSSVTMPKLLKNMQSQDPSIPYAGCLTQTYFFLFFGDLESFLLVAMAYDRYVAICFPLHYTAIMSPRLCLFLLVLSWVLTTFHAMLHTLLMASLHFCEDNVIAHFFCDMSALLKLSCSDTRVNELVIFITGGLILVIPFLLIITSYARIVSSTLKVPSARGIRKAFSTCGSHLTVVSLFYGTIIGLYLCPSANNSTVKETVMAMMYTVVTPMLNPFIYSLRNRDMKGALRRVFWRKKTPFSL; encoded by the coding sequence ATGACAGGAAGGAATCAAACTATTGTCTCAGAGTTCCTCCTGCTGGGACTGCCCATTCAGTCAGAACATCAAAACTTGTTCTACGTCCTGTTCCTGGCCATGTACGTTACCACCATCCTGGGGAACCTTCTCATCCTCGTCCTCATTTGCCTggacccccacctccacacacccATGTATTTGTTTCTCAGTAacctgtctttctctgacctctgcttctcCTCTGTCACAATGCCCAAGTTGCTGAAGAACATGCAGAGCCAAGACCCATCCATACCCTATGCTGGCTGCTTGACACAAACGTACTTCTTCTTGTTCTTTGGAGACCTGGAGAGCTTCCTCCTTGTggccatggcctatgaccgctacgtggccatctgcTTCCCCCTGCACTACACCGCCATCATGAGCCCCAGGCTCTGTCTCTTCTTGCTGGTGCTGTCCTGGGTGCTCACCACATTCCATGCCATGTTGCACACCCTGCTCATGGCCAGCCTGCATTTTTGTGAAGACAACGTGATCGCCCACTTTTTCTGTGACATGTCTGCTCTGCTGAAGCTGTCCTGCTCTGACACTCGAGTGAATGAGCTGGTGATATTTATCACGGGAGGGCTCATTCTTGTGATCCCCTTTCTACTCATCATCACGTCCTATGCTCGAATCGTGTCCTCCACCCTCAAGGTCCCTTCTGCGAGGGGTATCCGcaaggccttctccacctgtggctCCCACCTCACTGTGGTGTCCCTGTTTTATGGAACAATTATTGGTCTCTATTTATGCCCATCAGCTAATAATTCTACTGTTAAGGAGACTGTGATGGCTATGATGTACACTGTAGTGACCCCCATGCTGAACCCTTTCATCTACAGCCTGAGGAACAGAGACATGAAGGGAGCTCTCAGAAGAgtcttctggagaaagaaaactcCCTTCTCTCTGTGA